Proteins co-encoded in one Opitutus terrae PB90-1 genomic window:
- a CDS encoding hydrogenase has product MNSTLNLLIGLAMGLNLLALASGRLPSVIRAVAVQGMVLGVLPLLSEGHAHWLVWLVAAGTVVVKGFVIPNLLTRAMRAANIDREIEPFLGFVPSLLLGAAGTIAAVAGARALPLLPQHADTLLVPGALATVLTGLLLLIGRSKAILQVCGYLMLENGVYLFGLLLIESTPLLVESGILLDLTVGVFVIGIIVDRIQREFDTLDTRKLTVLRE; this is encoded by the coding sequence ATGAACAGCACGCTGAATCTTCTCATCGGATTGGCGATGGGGCTAAACCTGCTCGCGCTCGCGAGCGGGCGGTTGCCGTCGGTGATTCGTGCGGTCGCCGTGCAGGGCATGGTGCTGGGCGTGCTGCCGCTGTTGAGCGAAGGTCATGCGCACTGGTTGGTCTGGCTGGTGGCGGCGGGCACGGTCGTCGTGAAAGGTTTCGTGATTCCGAACCTGCTCACGCGAGCGATGCGCGCGGCGAATATCGATCGCGAGATCGAGCCCTTCCTCGGGTTCGTGCCCTCGCTGCTGCTCGGCGCGGCGGGCACGATCGCCGCCGTCGCGGGCGCGCGGGCGCTGCCGCTCCTGCCGCAACACGCGGACACGCTGCTCGTGCCCGGCGCATTGGCGACGGTGTTGACGGGGCTCCTGCTGCTGATCGGCCGCTCGAAGGCGATTTTGCAGGTGTGCGGCTATTTGATGCTCGAGAATGGCGTCTACCTGTTCGGGCTCCTGCTGATCGAATCCACGCCGCTACTCGTCGAGTCGGGCATCCTGCTCGACCTGACGGTGGGCGTGTTCGTGATCGGAATCATCGTCGACCGGATCCAGCGCGAGTTCGATACGCTGGATACGCGGAAGCTGACGGTGCTGCGAGAGTGA
- a CDS encoding PTS sugar transporter subunit IIA: MYLNVIQLAESFGVAESVVESWIRDEGLPCVRDSGRLMFDRAQVVAWAAERGLVAKAGFLADQPAAAGPASRLESWLRIGGIWRDVPAGSVRDVLSRVVEKLPGATPTVRQFLAQRVQAPGGITWAAVGHGLALPHLRSHVALGREAGLLAMLFLRDPVSLDGEEAPDGVPVNRLLFFVAPTPRAHLELLAHLSAALSRGSLRQLVRDAAGDQEIFAAVAAAEAEAAHRSRKA; the protein is encoded by the coding sequence ATGTATCTCAACGTCATCCAACTCGCGGAGTCCTTCGGCGTCGCCGAGAGCGTCGTCGAGAGCTGGATCCGCGACGAAGGGCTGCCGTGTGTGCGCGACAGCGGTCGGTTGATGTTCGATCGCGCGCAAGTCGTGGCGTGGGCGGCGGAGCGCGGGCTGGTGGCGAAGGCTGGCTTCCTGGCGGACCAACCTGCCGCGGCCGGACCGGCCAGCCGGCTGGAATCTTGGCTGCGGATCGGCGGCATTTGGCGCGACGTGCCCGCGGGCAGCGTGCGCGACGTGCTGAGCCGCGTCGTGGAAAAGCTGCCGGGGGCGACACCGACGGTGCGACAATTTCTGGCCCAGCGCGTGCAGGCGCCGGGCGGGATCACTTGGGCGGCGGTCGGCCACGGGCTCGCGCTGCCGCACCTGCGCTCGCATGTCGCGCTTGGCCGCGAAGCCGGCCTGCTCGCGATGCTGTTCTTGCGTGACCCGGTGTCGCTTGACGGCGAGGAAGCGCCGGACGGCGTGCCGGTAAACCGGCTGCTGTTTTTCGTCGCGCCGACGCCGCGGGCGCATCTCGAGTTGCTGGCGCATCTGAGCGCGGCGTTGTCGCGCGGATCGTTGCGGCAGCTCGTGCGTGACGCGGCGGGCGATCAGGAAATTTTCGCTGCGGTGGCCGCGGCGGAAGCCGAGGCGGCGCACCGGAGCCGGAAAGCCTGA
- a CDS encoding complex I subunit 5 family protein gives MREIGLIVVPLVAAVIAFAWRSERGRPWLLPIGGAVHTLLSFWLLVRPPTVAAGAWFGFDPVARAVLPAVSLLFLVCSAYGVAYLRLRPERKNRVFVAAMLAVLGLLSAGHQARHLGALWIATEAVTLAAVPLLHFNGTGRAFEATWKYLLVGGTGIALSLLGSFCLGYASLHGGGEGDLTFAALIAQGPGLSRAWVIAAWVLLLAGYGTKMGLAPMHTWKPDAYGEAPAIVGAMLAGGVTTVAFTAVLRVRAVMDAAGVGLVADRTLLAIGLFSMIIAALFLLGTRDFKRMLAYSSVEHMGILSVGAALGGAGVAAALFHVWSNSLTKGALFLSAGNIRRAAGGRTQDDVAGMALLTPVSARIFVIALLAITACPPFGPFFSELRIVRTAFATGHTTGAAMFLGGLLFAFLGLTRLVFAIVDGRPKTATQPMTQRFRETASVIVPPLILLALSLWVGVATPQVLREAWTTAAQAIFPTP, from the coding sequence GTGCGTGAAATCGGGCTCATCGTCGTGCCGCTGGTGGCGGCGGTGATCGCGTTCGCCTGGCGCAGCGAGCGGGGACGGCCATGGCTGCTGCCGATCGGGGGCGCGGTGCACACGCTGCTCTCCTTCTGGCTCCTGGTGCGGCCGCCGACGGTCGCGGCCGGCGCGTGGTTCGGTTTCGATCCCGTCGCGCGTGCGGTGCTGCCGGCGGTATCGTTGTTGTTCCTGGTGTGCTCCGCGTACGGCGTCGCTTACCTGCGGCTGCGGCCGGAGCGGAAGAACCGGGTTTTCGTCGCGGCGATGCTGGCCGTGCTGGGCTTGCTCAGCGCCGGTCATCAGGCGCGACATCTGGGCGCGCTCTGGATTGCGACGGAGGCGGTCACACTCGCGGCGGTGCCGTTGCTGCACTTCAACGGCACGGGCCGTGCGTTCGAGGCCACTTGGAAATACCTGCTCGTGGGCGGCACGGGCATCGCGCTCTCGCTGCTCGGCTCGTTCTGCCTCGGCTACGCATCGCTGCATGGCGGGGGTGAAGGGGACCTTACCTTCGCGGCATTGATCGCGCAGGGACCAGGATTGTCGCGCGCGTGGGTGATCGCGGCGTGGGTGCTGCTGCTCGCCGGCTACGGCACGAAGATGGGGCTCGCGCCGATGCACACCTGGAAACCGGACGCGTATGGCGAGGCGCCGGCGATTGTCGGAGCGATGCTCGCGGGTGGCGTGACGACAGTGGCGTTCACCGCGGTGTTGCGCGTGCGCGCTGTGATGGACGCGGCGGGGGTGGGTTTGGTCGCGGACCGGACGCTGCTGGCGATCGGACTGTTTTCGATGATTATTGCGGCGCTGTTCCTGCTGGGCACACGCGATTTCAAACGGATGCTGGCTTACTCCAGCGTCGAGCACATGGGGATTCTGAGCGTTGGCGCGGCGCTCGGCGGCGCGGGCGTGGCGGCGGCGCTGTTTCATGTGTGGAGCAACAGCCTCACCAAAGGCGCGCTGTTTCTCAGCGCCGGCAACATCCGCCGGGCGGCGGGCGGCCGGACGCAGGATGACGTTGCCGGGATGGCGCTGCTCACGCCGGTGTCGGCGCGAATTTTCGTGATCGCGTTGCTCGCGATCACGGCGTGTCCGCCGTTCGGACCTTTTTTCAGCGAACTCCGGATCGTGCGCACGGCGTTCGCGACGGGGCACACGACGGGCGCGGCCATGTTTCTGGGCGGGTTGCTCTTCGCATTCCTGGGGCTGACGCGGCTGGTATTTGCGATCGTCGATGGGCGGCCGAAAACCGCTACGCAGCCCATGACGCAGCGGTTTCGTGAAACGGCGAGTGTGATCGTGCCGCCGCTCATCCTGTTGGCGCTGTCGCTATGGGTGGGTGTGGCGACGCCGCAGGTGTTGCGCGAGGCGTGGACCACCGCGGCGCAAGCGATCTTCCCCACGCCATGA
- a CDS encoding proton-conducting transporter membrane subunit encodes MSIGILLLFAAIAFAGAIAVAWRAPRAWLGFTLLGAAAAFVAGARVLVSGAAWDWRSTWVLGGENLHVRLDAVSAFFLVLLAVVGGAASVYSREYWSDRAHPRSARSGRAWWTLLLATMGAVLVAANGLHFLIAWELFAVSGYFLITRERQRREVRAAGWLYFAASHAGTLCLFGFFTLLAARTGSWDLGAMQDRRELAPLFWLALVGFGVKAGLFPLHIWLPSAHANAPSHVSAILSGVALKMGIYGLVRFSGWLPVPVAAGWVIALLGVASAVLGVAFALGQHDLKRLLAYHSVENIGIILIGLGFALVATANGEPAWGRLALAGGLLHIWNHGLFKALLFLGAGSVLHATGTREMSRLGGLWRTMPWTAGCFTLGAVAISGLPPLNGFVSEWLVFLGLFDAAGAGGLPAWAAVPAAILLGMTGALALACFAKVCGVVFLGLPRSAVAEHAHESGPLMRGPMLLLAACCVAIGLAPVFFWPALAHAIDAWRPAWSGAVALANDAGGARLNPEQAPLAALGACHVALAGLGVVLAWVLWRQVRRNGVTRFMTWDCGYAAPTPRMQYTAGSFAEILTGWFSWILRPQAHVERPVGPFPKRAEHRVHTPETVLEFVIEPVGRVVLAISGAVRRLQHGRLQFYILYLFVGVVAIALLALTGGGG; translated from the coding sequence ATGAGCATCGGAATCCTGCTGCTGTTCGCCGCCATCGCGTTCGCCGGAGCGATTGCGGTCGCGTGGCGCGCGCCGCGCGCCTGGCTGGGCTTCACGTTGCTCGGAGCGGCGGCGGCGTTCGTGGCTGGCGCCCGCGTGCTGGTGAGCGGCGCGGCGTGGGACTGGCGCTCGACCTGGGTGCTCGGCGGCGAGAACCTGCACGTGCGGCTCGACGCGGTGAGTGCATTTTTCCTGGTGCTGCTCGCGGTGGTGGGCGGCGCGGCGAGCGTGTATTCGCGCGAATACTGGTCGGACCGCGCGCATCCGCGGTCGGCGCGGTCGGGCCGCGCGTGGTGGACGCTGCTGCTGGCCACCATGGGCGCGGTGCTCGTGGCGGCCAACGGGCTCCATTTTCTGATCGCGTGGGAACTGTTCGCGGTCAGCGGGTATTTTCTGATCACGCGCGAGCGCCAGCGGCGCGAGGTGCGGGCGGCGGGCTGGCTGTATTTCGCGGCGTCGCATGCGGGCACGCTGTGTCTATTCGGGTTTTTCACGCTGCTGGCGGCGCGGACGGGCAGCTGGGATCTCGGTGCGATGCAGGACCGGCGCGAACTCGCGCCGCTGTTCTGGCTCGCGCTGGTGGGCTTCGGAGTGAAGGCGGGACTTTTCCCCCTGCACATCTGGCTGCCATCGGCGCATGCGAACGCGCCGAGCCACGTGTCGGCGATTCTGTCCGGAGTGGCCCTGAAGATGGGGATCTATGGACTGGTGCGGTTCAGCGGCTGGCTGCCGGTGCCGGTGGCGGCGGGCTGGGTGATCGCGCTGCTCGGCGTGGCGAGTGCCGTGCTCGGCGTGGCGTTCGCGCTGGGCCAGCACGATCTGAAGCGGCTGCTGGCTTATCACAGCGTCGAGAACATCGGGATTATTCTGATCGGACTCGGATTCGCGCTGGTGGCGACGGCCAATGGCGAACCGGCGTGGGGTCGGCTGGCGCTGGCGGGCGGGTTGCTGCACATCTGGAATCACGGGCTGTTCAAGGCGCTGTTGTTTCTCGGCGCCGGTTCGGTGCTGCACGCCACCGGCACGCGCGAAATGAGCCGACTCGGCGGACTCTGGCGGACGATGCCGTGGACGGCGGGCTGCTTCACGCTCGGCGCGGTGGCAATTTCCGGGCTGCCGCCGCTCAACGGGTTCGTGAGCGAGTGGCTGGTGTTCCTCGGACTCTTCGATGCGGCGGGTGCGGGCGGATTGCCGGCCTGGGCGGCGGTGCCGGCGGCGATCCTGCTCGGCATGACGGGTGCGCTGGCGCTGGCGTGTTTCGCGAAAGTCTGCGGCGTCGTCTTCCTCGGGCTGCCGCGGAGTGCCGTGGCCGAGCACGCGCACGAGTCGGGCCCGCTGATGCGCGGACCGATGCTACTGCTTGCGGCGTGCTGCGTCGCGATCGGACTCGCGCCGGTGTTCTTCTGGCCGGCGCTGGCGCATGCGATCGATGCGTGGCGGCCGGCGTGGAGTGGGGCGGTGGCGCTGGCCAACGACGCGGGCGGCGCGCGACTCAACCCGGAGCAGGCGCCGCTGGCCGCGCTCGGGGCGTGTCACGTGGCGCTGGCGGGATTGGGCGTGGTGCTGGCGTGGGTATTGTGGCGGCAGGTGCGGCGCAACGGGGTGACGCGGTTCATGACGTGGGACTGCGGCTATGCGGCGCCGACGCCGCGGATGCAGTATACCGCGGGCTCGTTCGCGGAAATCCTCACCGGCTGGTTCAGCTGGATCCTGCGGCCGCAGGCGCATGTGGAGCGGCCAGTCGGGCCGTTTCCGAAGCGCGCCGAACATCGCGTGCACACGCCAGAGACGGTGTTGGAGTTCGTGATTGAGCCGGTGGGACGCGTGGTGCTCGCGATTTCGGGCGCGGTGCGGAGGCTGCAGCACGGCCGGCTGCAGTTCTACATTCTCTATTTGTTTGTCGGTGTGGTCGCGATCGCGCTGCTGGCACTGACGGGAGGTGGAGGATGA
- a CDS encoding respiratory chain complex I subunit 1 family protein, whose translation MRLAFDLIFRLALWLLIAPLIPGIINKVKAWVAGRRGPPVLQLYYDLGRLWQKGVVLSTVVSPGHVTGPAIAWVALAGAAMLLPVGSLWSTVVFRGDAFLFIYLLALARFCTVSAALDTGSAFEGMGAAREVSYAVIAEAALIAGLLALARQSGSLALAEMLAPSAGAGAALLGAGLFTVLLAENSRVPFDDPNTHLELTMVHEAMVLDHSGPPLAAILHGAALKLLIFSVLLAEAVLPIGKLPPLAAFAALGAAVLAIAVAVGLVESLMARAAFKRVPLLLTTGFLLCLFALLAAWKSAEATRDEVRRDQAVSGALGERALPTLPRPGDFRVVTRPSGGGGRVEGGCS comes from the coding sequence ATGAGACTGGCGTTCGATCTGATCTTCCGGCTGGCGCTGTGGCTGCTGATCGCGCCGTTGATTCCCGGCATCATCAACAAGGTGAAGGCCTGGGTGGCGGGCCGGCGCGGTCCGCCGGTGCTGCAGCTCTATTATGACCTCGGGCGGTTGTGGCAAAAAGGCGTGGTGCTGAGCACGGTCGTTTCGCCCGGCCATGTGACCGGACCGGCGATCGCGTGGGTGGCGTTGGCGGGGGCGGCGATGTTGCTGCCGGTGGGTTCGCTGTGGTCGACCGTGGTGTTCCGCGGGGATGCGTTTCTGTTCATTTATCTGCTCGCGCTGGCGCGATTTTGCACGGTGAGTGCGGCGCTCGACACCGGCTCCGCCTTCGAAGGCATGGGCGCGGCGCGCGAGGTGAGTTATGCGGTGATCGCGGAGGCGGCGCTGATCGCGGGACTGCTGGCGCTCGCGCGGCAGAGCGGCAGTTTGGCGCTGGCGGAGATGTTGGCGCCGTCGGCGGGGGCCGGTGCGGCGCTGCTGGGCGCGGGATTGTTCACGGTCCTGCTCGCCGAAAACAGCCGCGTGCCGTTCGACGATCCGAACACGCATCTCGAGCTGACGATGGTGCACGAGGCGATGGTGCTGGATCACAGCGGTCCGCCGTTGGCGGCGATCCTGCACGGCGCGGCGCTGAAATTATTGATCTTCTCCGTGCTGCTGGCGGAGGCGGTGCTGCCGATCGGAAAACTGCCGCCTCTCGCCGCATTCGCGGCGCTGGGCGCGGCGGTGCTGGCGATCGCGGTGGCGGTTGGGCTGGTCGAGTCTCTGATGGCGCGCGCGGCGTTCAAGCGCGTGCCGCTGCTGCTGACGACCGGTTTCTTGCTGTGCCTGTTTGCGCTGCTCGCCGCGTGGAAGAGCGCGGAAGCGACGCGGGATGAAGTGCGGCGCGATCAGGCGGTTTCCGGCGCGCTCGGAGAGCGCGCCCTACCGACGCTGCCGCGCCCGGGAGATTTCAGAGTCGTAACGCGACCTTCTGGTGGAGGTGGCAGAGTGGAAGGAGGATGTTCATGA
- a CDS encoding SulP family inorganic anion transporter, with the protein MSEEGSSSYFAFRPKLMDCLRGYSRDRFMSDLAAGITVGVVALPLAMAFAIASGVPPQAGIFTAVVAGFIISALGGTRVNIGGPTGAFIVILYGIYAKYGAENLAICTIMAGVILFLMGFARLGSMIKFIPYPVTMGFTSGIAVLIFSTQIKDFLGLSVEKVPSEFMEKMMVLGEHLGTTQWPTLVLALASLAIIIFWPKGWQRRVPGSIVALVVGTVAAMLLKLPVETIGSRFGDIPQALPAIQFPTIEWANLRNLIQPATTIALLAAIESLLCAVVADGMIDDRHDSNQELMAQGLANIAAPLFGGIAATGAIARTATNVKSGGRTPIAGIIHAITLLGIILVAAPLAKFIPLATLSAVLVNVALNMGEWHNFARLPKWPRSDALVFLTAFGLTVIIDLTVAVEIGMVLAAVLFIKRVSETSQITAVDEATETEGSHHSLVGKQIPERVMIYRMFGAFFFGAADKLESALRREKQEPDVLILRMRKVMAIDATGLNALEDLYERLRRKGKSLVLSAPHTQPMFVMENAGFLERIGRENVCPHIDAALERAREILGLPPVAMPKDPLEDERRRLQQARQELSSAIERADQALNPDGKPSDEQAKK; encoded by the coding sequence ATGAGTGAAGAAGGTTCTTCGTCCTATTTTGCGTTTCGTCCCAAGCTGATGGACTGCCTGCGCGGCTACTCGCGCGACCGGTTCATGAGCGATCTGGCTGCCGGCATCACCGTCGGCGTGGTGGCTTTGCCGCTGGCGATGGCGTTTGCCATCGCCTCCGGCGTGCCTCCGCAGGCCGGCATTTTCACCGCCGTCGTCGCGGGTTTCATCATCTCCGCGCTGGGGGGAACGAGGGTGAACATCGGCGGCCCGACCGGCGCGTTCATCGTCATTCTCTACGGAATCTACGCGAAGTATGGGGCGGAGAACCTCGCGATCTGCACCATCATGGCGGGAGTGATCCTGTTCCTGATGGGCTTCGCGCGGCTGGGGAGCATGATCAAGTTCATCCCGTATCCCGTGACGATGGGGTTTACCTCGGGCATCGCGGTGCTGATCTTCAGCACGCAGATCAAGGACTTCCTCGGGCTGTCGGTCGAAAAGGTGCCGTCGGAATTCATGGAGAAGATGATGGTGCTCGGCGAGCATCTGGGCACGACCCAGTGGCCGACCCTGGTGCTGGCGCTGGCTTCGCTGGCAATCATCATTTTCTGGCCGAAGGGCTGGCAGCGGCGCGTGCCCGGCTCGATCGTCGCGCTGGTGGTCGGCACGGTGGCGGCGATGCTGCTCAAGCTGCCGGTCGAGACGATCGGCAGCCGGTTCGGCGACATTCCGCAGGCGCTGCCCGCGATCCAGTTCCCCACCATCGAATGGGCGAACCTCCGCAACCTCATCCAGCCGGCGACCACGATCGCGCTGCTGGCCGCGATCGAATCGCTGCTGTGCGCGGTGGTGGCCGACGGCATGATCGATGACCGGCACGATTCGAATCAGGAGCTGATGGCGCAGGGTCTGGCGAACATCGCGGCGCCGCTGTTTGGCGGCATCGCGGCGACCGGCGCGATCGCGCGCACGGCGACCAACGTGAAGTCCGGCGGCCGCACGCCGATCGCGGGCATCATCCACGCGATCACGCTGCTCGGCATCATCCTCGTGGCCGCCCCGCTCGCGAAGTTCATCCCGCTGGCGACGCTGAGCGCGGTGCTGGTGAACGTGGCGCTGAACATGGGCGAGTGGCACAATTTCGCGCGGTTGCCGAAGTGGCCGCGCAGCGATGCGCTGGTGTTTCTCACCGCCTTCGGGCTGACGGTCATCATCGACCTCACGGTCGCGGTCGAGATCGGCATGGTTCTCGCGGCGGTGTTGTTCATCAAGCGCGTCAGCGAGACGAGCCAGATCACCGCGGTGGACGAGGCGACGGAGACGGAAGGCTCGCACCATTCGCTGGTCGGCAAACAGATTCCGGAACGCGTAATGATCTACCGGATGTTTGGAGCGTTCTTCTTCGGGGCCGCGGACAAGCTCGAGAGCGCGCTGCGCCGCGAGAAGCAGGAGCCGGACGTGCTGATCCTGCGCATGCGGAAGGTCATGGCGATCGATGCCACGGGCTTGAATGCGCTGGAGGATCTCTACGAACGGCTGCGCCGGAAGGGGAAGAGTCTGGTACTGAGCGCACCGCACACGCAGCCGATGTTCGTGATGGAGAACGCGGGATTCCTCGAGCGGATCGGGCGCGAGAATGTTTGTCCGCACATCGACGCCGCGCTGGAGCGCGCGCGGGAAATCCTCGGACTGCCGCCGGTAGCGATGCCGAAGGATCCGCTTGAAGACGAGCGGCGACGGTTGCAGCAAGCGCGGCAGGAACTGAGCAGCGCGATCGAGCGGGCGGACCAGGCGCTCAATCCGGACGGCAAACCGTCGGACGAGCAGGCAAAAAAATGA